Sequence from the Candidatus Saccharibacteria bacterium oral taxon 488 genome:
GGCGTGGGAGCTGCTCGGCCGGGCAAATATCTGGCTATTGATGTTGCTGCTGCCGTTTCAAATTATCGTGTATTTCGCGGGCGGCGAGATGATTTTTGCCTATCTTCGCGACAAAAAACTGATCGGGCATATCTCACGGTTTGAGCAGACGCGGATTGCACTGGAGCTGAATCTGGTTAATCACATTTTTCCGTCAGGCGGCGTCAGCGGTATTTCCTACACGACGTGGCGGATGCACAAGCTCGGCGTCAGCTCGGCGCGCTCGACCTTTGCCCAGGTGATCCGTTACGTGACAGGCTTTCTGTCGTTGATGGTGCTGCTGATTGTGGCGGTGTTAATCTTGTCAATTGACGGGCAGGTGAATCGCTACATCGTGACGTCAAGTTTCTTCTTGGTGCTGGTGGTGCTAGCGCTAACATTTGGGCTGATTTTTATGTTCTCGTCACGAAGGCGTATGCACAACACGGCGGTGCGGATGTCGCGGCTGATCAACGCGGTAGTGCGGTGGGCGACACTGGGCAAGATCAAGCGGCTGCTGGTTTCGACGAAAATCGAAGCGTTTTTTGCTGAGATGCATGATGATTTTGTGGAGCTATCGGAGCACCGGCGCCTACTCATCAAGCCGCTGGTCTGGGGTGCAATATATGCCATTTTCGATGTGTTAATGTTCATCGTAGCCTTTTGGGCGCTGGGCGTGTCGGTCAATCCAGCGGTGCTGATCATCGGCTACGGCGTGGCGGGGCTGGCTAGTCTGGTAGCCTTTACGCCGGGCGGTGCGGGCGTGTACGAAGCGATTATGATCGTTTTCTTGAGTATGACCGGTGTGGCGCCGGACGTTGCCATCGCTGGGATTGTGCTGACGCGGGTGATTTTACTAACGGGGACAATTGTCTTTGGGTATATGTTCTACCAGCACGCGCTGATCAAATATGGGCGGCCGGATGACGACGATGGCGCCGCGGTTTAGCGTTAGTGACTTCGTGGCGGTCGTCAATCAGGTGCTGGAGACCGCTGTCCCGGTTGTTGAGATTGAGGGCGAGGTTGCTGAGTTCACGGTGCGTCAGCAAAAATTTGTCTTTTTTACCCTCAAGGACAGTGAGAGTGCGGTCAATTGTTTCATGATGGCCTGGCAGCTCAGGGCACCAATCGAGGAGGGAATGCGCGTGGTGGTGCGAGCCTCAGCTAAGTTAACTGCCAAGGGTAAGTTTAGCCTAACGGTACAGGAGGTCAAGCCACTGGGTGCGGGTCACCTCAAGCGCAGCGCTGAGTTACTCAGGGCGAAATTAGCGGCCGAAGGGTTGTTTGATACGGAACGGAAGCGTCCCTTGCCGCCATATCCTGCCCGCGTGGCGGTCATTTCCAGCACGCAAGCGGCGGGCTATGCGGATTTTATGAAAATTGCCGGCGAGCGGTGGGGCGGGGTGCAGTTTATCGTTGCTAATATCAAGGTTCAGGGCGACGGCGCGGTTGATCAGGCGGTGCGGGCGATTGCCCACTGTAACCAGCTGGCGGAGCCGCCAGAGGTGATTGTGCTGATTCGCGGCGGCGGTAGCGCGGAGGACCTGGCGAGTTTCAATGATGAATGCTTGGTGCGAGCGGTGGCTGGCAGCCGCGTGCCGGTGCTGACCGGTATTGGGCATGAAATTGACGAAAGTTTGTGCGATCTGGCGGCTGATGTGCGGGCGGCCACGCCGAGTAATGCGGCGCAGTTATTGTTTCCGGATAAGTGTGAGGTGAGGCAGCAATTAGCGCTGCGTCTGGGTAGTGTGGCAGAGGTGATTCAGCGGCAGATTAAGGAGCGGCGTCTATATGCAACAATGTTGCAACAAGCGGCGCTTGAACAGTGGTTACACCGTGTCGAGATTGCCATGAATGCAACATTGTCGCAACAACGAATTATTGCTGAGTACGACCCAGAGATGGCGCTGCGGCGCGGTTACGCGATGATTAGCGGCGACTGCCAGATTGGTAGTATTGTAAAGATTACAACAAAAGATAAGATCATGAAAGCGAGGATTGAGAGTAGTGAAAAACGATAAAACGAATGATAAAACGATTGAGCAAATGATGACAGAACTAAACGAGCGCATCGCGTGGTTTCAGGGCGATGACTTTAACCTGGACGAGGCCAAGCAGCGGTTTATTGAGGCGCGACAGCTGGCGAAAGACATTACGGCAGCGCTGGATAATATGCAGCATGATATCACAGTGCTTGGCGAGGATTTTAGCGCGTGATATGGCTCGCGTGGCTTGGCGGAGCGATTCTGATGATCTTTGCACTGCCAGCACTGATCGGTGCGCCGTATGTGCCGTCACGGTCGCGCGAGGTGCAGCGGCTGTTTGCTGAGGCGCTGCCGCTTGGTAAAGGCGACGTGGTGCTTGATATCGGATCGGGCGACGGTGTGGTGCTGATGGCGGCAGCTCAGCAGGGTGCGCGGGCGATTGGCTATGAGATTAATCCATTCCTGGTGCTAATATCGCGCTGGCGGCTGCGCAAACTACCGGGCGCCCAAGTACACTGGGCGAATATCTGGCGGCAGCCGGTGCTCGACAAGGTGACGGTGATGTATGCCTTTGGTGATGGCCGCGATATCGCAAAAATGTTTCAGCTAGCGGGGCGCCAAGTGGCCGCCCAGACCGAGCCGTTGACTTTCGTGAGCTACGGATTTTCTGTCCCCGGCACGCAACCGACAAAAGAATACCACGGCTATTTTCTCTATCAGCTGCCGGGAGGCTTTACATCGCCCGAAGCATAAGCTATACTGATGCATATGAGTAGAAAAACAGAGATGGAACAGGGATATGTCAATAGCTGGATGATTGTGGCGATTAGCGCGATCGTGCTGTTCGTGGCGGCTGGTAGCGCGGCAATCTGGGCGTACCTGGCATATTCACAGGAGAAAACTGCGGTCGAGAGTCGGATGGCGGTGGCTTCGGCCAAGGCGCGTGAAGAGCAATCAAAGGCTGACCGCGAGAAATTTAATGAAGAAGCCAAAAACCCGCGCATTGAATTCGTCGGCCCCGAGCAGTACGGCCGCGTCTCATTTATGTATCCAAAAACCTGGAGTGTTTACGTAGCGGCTGACGGCAGCGATCGCGGTGATTATAAAGCGTATCTCCACCCGGCTATCGTGCCACCGACGAATACGCATAGTAGCAACCAAAACAAGTTTGCACTGCGCCTCGAGATTCTTAACAGTGACTTCAACAAGACGCTAGATCAGTACGCCAGCCTGCTGAAAAAGGGTGATTTGACCTCAAGTAGCGTCGAATACAACGGTAACACCGCCACGCGCATTGACGGTGCATTTAGTAAGGATCTGCGCGGCTCGGTGGTGCTGATGAAGGTGCGCGACAAGACACTGCGTTTTTCAACCGATGCTGATACGTTCAAGCCAGATTTTGAGGCTATTCTCAAGACAGTGAAATTTGTCCAGTAATTTTCTTGGCTGCGGCTGGTGCGTGAAATGATACGGAGCGGCAGCAGTTCTTTTTGGCGCCTCGGTTTGCTATACTAGAGGTATATGGCGCAGCCACAGTGGAGTGATAAGGAGTTTGCCGCGATGCCGAGCATAGCGGTGGCAGCGCATGAGCTGAAGGCGCCGCTGGCGTTGATTCGGCAGATGAGTTTATTGATCGAGGATGGCCAGCTCAGTCCAGCCGAGGCACAGCAGATGCAGCGGCGGCTGACGCTGACGGCGGAGCGATCGCTGGCTTTGGTACAGGATTTGGCGCATACCGTGAATGTGCAGCCGACGCTGTTTCCACTGGAGCCGGTTAATCCACTGGCGCTGCTAGCCCAATTGGCGCACCAGTCGCGCGACATGCTGCGGCTGTATGACCGGCGGGTGACGTGGCCGCGTACGGGCAAGAAGCGGCTGGTGGTGGCCAACCCATTGCTGCTCGGGCGGATCATGATGAATTTTCTCGATAATGCGATGCGCTATAGCGAGGCTGGGGCCGCAATTCGCGTGACTGTTCGCCAGGCAGGGACGATGGTACGGCTGGGCGTACGGGATTTTGGGCCGATGATGAGCCTGGCTGAGTATCGGCGGCTGGTGGATGAGATGACTACGCGTAAATCAGTCAGAACCCGACCGGACAGTAGTGGCCTCGGCGTGTATATCGCTGCAACGTTCGCGCGGGCGATGGGCGGGCAGATCGGGCTGATACGCCACCGAGACGGACTGACGTTTTATGTTGATGTGCCGCTCAGCGAGCAGATGAGCTTATTATGAAAAAACTCCTGATCATCGAGGATGACCCGCAGTGGGCGGCGGTGCTGGAGCGGTATGCGCTGGAGGCGGGGTATACGGCCCGGACAGTGGTGGCGGCTGGACAGGCGATAGCGATGCTTGATGAGTGGCGGCCGGATGGCTTGGTGCTTGATATGTTGCTGGCGGGTGAGACGGGAATGGCACTACTGAATGAGCTGCAAAGCCATGAGGACCTGGCGCGGCTGCCGGTGGTGGTGTGTAGTAATGTAGTGCTTGAGCTGGATCAGCTGCGGCCGTTTGGGGTGCGGGCGGTGCTTGATAAGGCGCGAATGACGCCTGATGAGGTGCGGGCGGCGCTGGGGGCGCTTCGCGAGGAGGCGGAATGAAAGACGACGAGCGGCTCAAGGCGATTGTGCTACGGCGGACGGATTACGCCGAGGCTGATCGAGTGCTGCAGCTACTAACGCCCCAGGGGCGGCGGGCGGTGATCGCCAAGGGGGTGCGTCGTGAGCGGAGTAAGCTGGCCGGTGGCATTGAACTATTGGCGCTGTGCGATGTGGTGATTCGTTCGGGCCGCGGCGAGCTGGGACTGCTGACCAGTGCTAGGCTCAGCGCGTTTTATCGGCATATCCTCGAGGATTATGAGCGGATGCAGTTCGCTTACCAGGCGCTCAAGCTGGTGGCGCAGGCGACCGAGACCGTTGATGGGCCGGAGTGGTTCGCGGTGCTCAGTCAGGTGTTGGCGTGGCTTGATCGGCCGGCGGTTGATCGACTACTGGTCGAGACGTGGTTTTATATGCAGTACGCCGGGCTGCTGGGCGACGAGCTTAATCTACGCACCGACGTGGCCGGGCGGACGCTCACGAGCGATAAATCATACATGTACGATCCAAGCGAAAAGGTCCTAAGGCCAAGCGAACAGGGTGACCTAACGGCCGATCATATCAAGCTGCTGCGCCTCATCCAAGCCAAGCCG
This genomic interval carries:
- a CDS encoding flippase-like domain-containing protein — encoded protein: MVSKGIQQFLEALKSPRTIMSIVTLAVLVLIIFLSRAELMRAWELLGRANIWLLMLLLPFQIIVYFAGGEMIFAYLRDKKLIGHISRFEQTRIALELNLVNHIFPSGGVSGISYTTWRMHKLGVSSARSTFAQVIRYVTGFLSLMVLLIVAVLILSIDGQVNRYIVTSSFFLVLVVLALTFGLIFMFSSRRRMHNTAVRMSRLINAVVRWATLGKIKRLLVSTKIEAFFAEMHDDFVELSEHRRLLIKPLVWGAIYAIFDVLMFIVAFWALGVSVNPAVLIIGYGVAGLASLVAFTPGGAGVYEAIMIVFLSMTGVAPDVAIAGIVLTRVILLTGTIVFGYMFYQHALIKYGRPDDDDGAAV
- the xseA gene encoding exodeoxyribonuclease VII large subunit, which codes for MTTMAPRFSVSDFVAVVNQVLETAVPVVEIEGEVAEFTVRQQKFVFFTLKDSESAVNCFMMAWQLRAPIEEGMRVVVRASAKLTAKGKFSLTVQEVKPLGAGHLKRSAELLRAKLAAEGLFDTERKRPLPPYPARVAVISSTQAAGYADFMKIAGERWGGVQFIVANIKVQGDGAVDQAVRAIAHCNQLAEPPEVIVLIRGGGSAEDLASFNDECLVRAVAGSRVPVLTGIGHEIDESLCDLAADVRAATPSNAAQLLFPDKCEVRQQLALRLGSVAEVIQRQIKERRLYATMLQQAALEQWLHRVEIAMNATLSQQRIIAEYDPEMALRRGYAMISGDCQIGSIVKITTKDKIMKARIESSEKR
- a CDS encoding response regulator is translated as MKKLLIIEDDPQWAAVLERYALEAGYTARTVVAAGQAIAMLDEWRPDGLVLDMLLAGETGMALLNELQSHEDLARLPVVVCSNVVLELDQLRPFGVRAVLDKARMTPDEVRAALGALREEAE
- the recO gene encoding DNA repair protein RecO, which codes for MKDDERLKAIVLRRTDYAEADRVLQLLTPQGRRAVIAKGVRRERSKLAGGIELLALCDVVIRSGRGELGLLTSARLSAFYRHILEDYERMQFAYQALKLVAQATETVDGPEWFAVLSQVLAWLDRPAVDRLLVETWFYMQYAGLLGDELNLRTDVAGRTLTSDKSYMYDPSEKVLRPSEQGDLTADHIKLLRLIQAKPLENLTHIGGLGPVIASCWLVTRQHAAV